The following is a genomic window from Deltaproteobacteria bacterium.
TTAAACTTGAAAAAGTAGACATGATTCAACAACTAGAACTTGACTTGTATGCAGCTTAGAAAATAAAAATAAAAAATCATTCTGGAGTATTTCTAAAAAGTTTCTACCAGAAACGGGACGCCATCAAGGGGAAGTCTTAGGAAAATATGCATTCGATGTTTTGACTACGGTTGGTACATTTGGGGGCGGAGCTACAGTCACACTCACAGCCAAGGGAACAAAAGTCGCCGATGTCATTTCCGATGTGGGGCGACTCAGTAGATTGGTTCCCAAAAGCGCGCAGGCTCAGCTTGGGGAATCTTTAAAACCCATTGTTTCTATTATTAGGCAGTCGTCCCCCGGTTTCAAATCGGGATTAAATGCCATTTCTAAATCCGATGGGAATTTAGGTAAAGAGTATGCCAAAGCCTATGTGAAATATTCTAAGGGCGGCCATACTCAACAAGCTAAATACATTGAAAAGCTAGTGGGTGCGCCCAAGCATACGCCCACGCCAGAGTTGCTCAACACAGCTGTAAGTAAGCATTTGGATATTTCTCAAAGAATCGATTCCGTAGTTCCCAAAAAATTTGAAGATCAAGTGACTCGAGGAATTCGCAAACAAATAGATTTGGGTGGCGGTAAGAAAATTAACACAAAGTCTGAGGATGTTTTCTCTATTCATCCCTCACAAAAAACAGCAGATCATCGGTACTCCATTGGTGGGCCAGAGGGGAACTCTGCTTTGTATGCCACCATAGGAAAGGATTCT
Proteins encoded in this region:
- a CDS encoding RES family NAD+ phosphorylase; its protein translation is MTTVGTFGGGATVTLTAKGTKVADVISDVGRLSRLVPKSAQAQLGESLKPIVSIIRQSSPGFKSGLNAISKSDGNLGKEYAKAYVKYSKGGHTQQAKYIEKLVGAPKHTPTPELLNTAVSKHLDISQRIDSVVPKKFEDQVTRGIRKQIDLGGGKKINTKSEDVFSIHPSQKTADHRYSIGGPEGNSALYATIGKDSKTLDLIKSETKVGSLNELHLETRVIPLERVLDLTDSEVLRKLNINAGDLIEDSYLQTQVIGDVARSKGFQGIIFPSAQGSGINLMWFN